The genomic region AGTCAGCCTCGTCAACAACTATCGCGGCCAGTTCAGCAAGATTCTCAAGAACGGAAGCTTTGCCGAGCTCGTCGATCAGCTCCGGAAGAAATCCGAAAAAATCCGAACCTCCTAGGGTTCGGCGTCGAACGCTCATGATGACCCTGCGCGGCATCGTGTTGTTCTTTGCATGCCTGCTCGCGGGAATCGCGATTGTCCGGATCGGCCCGGCTCGTGCGGACACGCAGCTCTTTCCCATCCCCTCGGTCTCCACCAGCAAAAATGACGGCAGCGACGCCGGGTTGATCGTTCCCATACTGGTCACCGACCCGGACGGGGAGCTGAAATATCTCATGGCCCCCATGCTCATCCGAAATTCCATCGTCGGATGGCGCGGGACCTTCAACTTGTTCCGCTATGATACGGGCGGACGGCAGATGCAGTTCATCGCGTCGATCTCGGAGAAAATCGAACGGAAGCTCGTCTTTAACTACACGGATCCGGCGTTCAGCAATGGGAGATACTTTCTGAATGTCGGTGCCGCCTACTTCAAGAACGCGACGGCCCGCTTTTTCGGGATCGGACAGACGACGACGGAAGGGGAGGAAACCAACTATACGGCAAAAGAAAGTCGCGCCAACTGGCGCTTCGGTCTTTATGCCAACGAAGTGACCCAAGTCGCCATCAGCCAGCGGTTTCGCGCCGTGCAGCTTCAGCCGGGAGCAACCGATCTGCCCTTTACGGGCAACGTGTTCCCCACGGTCCCCGGCGTCGAAGGCGAAACCTACATTCTCGGGAACCGAGCCACGTTTTATTACGATACCCGCAACAGTCTCGTGTCTCCGACCGACGGCATGGCGGTGACGGCCTACGCGGAGCTCAACAACAATTTCAAAAATGGCGATCACCCGATCTATTCGCGATATGAGTTCGAGGTGAAGAAGTTATTTCCCAGCGAATCGAAGCGTGCAATCCTGGTGGTCCGGGCGGACTTGCAGGCGACGATCGGCGAGCAGGTGCCGTTTTTCGAGCAAAGCTCGTTGGGTGGGCAGAATAACCTTCGCGGATACGGCGTGGATCGCTTTATCGACAAGAATCTAGTCGCATTCAGTTTGGAGGAGCGCATCCATCTGGCCAGAATGAAAGTGGCGGGGGTGATCGCGGATTTCGAAGTGGCGCCGTTCCTGGATACCGGCCAGGTCTTCGACAGTTTCAAAGACGTCAGTTTCAAGGACTATCGGATGACACCGGGAATGGGGTTCAGGGGCATCGTCAGGCCAAACGTCGTCGGCCGGATCGATTACGGGTACAGCAAGGAAGGGGGGGCCATCTTTGCAGGTCTGGACTTCCCCTATTGACAGGACTTTCCGGATGATTGCCGAGGGGGAGGCAGTCACCGGGAATGGGGGCTAACTGCTTGACACTAAGGGGGTTCTATGGGACACTGTCAAACGCTAGCATGCAAGCCGGTTGACTGCTTCGCCTGAGCCTCTCTATCAGCCTAATCACAGTGGGCGCGACTTCACGCAAAAGGAGCATCTGCTTATGTCGATCCTGAAGACGATCCAAAGCCCCGCCGACCTGAAACGGCTTCCGCCTTCGAAATTTCCGGCGCTGTGCCAGGAATTGCGCGAGCAGATCATCGGTGTCGTGTCCAGCGTCGGCGGACACCTTGCCTCCAATCTCGGCGTGATCGAACTGACCGTCGCCATGCATTACCTGTTGGATACGCCGGATGACAAGATCGTTTGGGACACCAGCAATCAAGCCTATGCCCACAAGCTGCTGACGGGGCGTCGTGAGCAATTTCACACGCTGCGGCAGTACGGAGGGCTGAGCGGATTTTGCAAGCGTGAAGAGAGCCTCTACGACACGTTCAATGCCGGACATGCCGGTACCGGGGTGTCCGCGGCATACGGCATGGTCGAAGCCCGTGAACAACTGGGCCAAAAGCATAAGGTCGTCTGTGTCGTGGGTGACGGAGCAATGACAGCCGGCATGACGCTGGAGGCTCTTCATCACGCGGGAGGACTGAATAAGGACTTCCTGGTGATCCTCAACGACAATCAAATGTCGATTTCCAAGAACGTGGGCGCGATCTCGTCCTATCTGAACCGGACCTTCACCGGCGAGTTCTATACGAAGATGCGGGAGGAAACCGGACAGCTGCTGAGCAAAATTCCTCACATCGGCCAGGATATGCAGAAGCTGGCGCGCCGTGCGGAGGAACTCGCCAGGGGCGCGATTCTGCCCGGTCTGTTGTTCGAGGAATTGGGGTTCCGTTACGCCGGTCCGATCGACGGACATAACTTCGAGCACTTGTTGCCGACGTTGGAGAACGTGTTGCGCATGAAAGGCCCGGTCCTTCTCCACGTCATCACCAAGAAGGGGCTCGGCTACGAACCGGCGGTGCAGAATCCGATTTGGTTCCATGCCTGCCCGCCGTTCGTCCGTGAGAGCGGAGCCCCGGCCAAGAAGGCGGCGCGTCCGTCTTACACGCAGATTGCCATCGATTCGCTCGTGAAGCTGGCGAGGCAGGATAGCCGGATCGTCGCGATCACGGCGGCGATGTGCGAGGGAACAGGGCTCAACGCGTTTGAAAAGGAATTCCCCGATCGGCTGTACGACGTCGGCATCGCCGAACAGCACGCGGTGACGTTTGCCGCGGGATTGGCCGCACAGGGCATGCGTCCGGTGGTCGCGATGTATGCCACTTTCCTGCAACGCGCCTATGATCAAGTCGTCCACGACGTCGCCACGCAGAATCTGCCCGTGACCTTCTGCATCGATCGAGGCGGCCTCGTCGCGGAGGATGGGACGACTCACCACGGGGCCTTCGATTTCGCCTACCTGCGTCACATGCCTAACATGGTCGTGATGGCTCCCAAGGACGAAAATGAACTCCAGCACATGCTCAAGACCTCTCTTCAATACGACGGACCCGCTTCGGTGCGGTATCCGCGCGGCGTCAGTCTCGGCGTCCCGATGGATCCGGCTCCCGCTGCGTTGCCGATCGGAAAAGGTGAATTGCTGCGCGACGGCGACGAGGTGGCCATCGTCGCGGTGGGCGTTCCGGTCTGGCAGGCGGTCAAGGCGGCGGAACGGCTGGCCGAAGAAGGTGTGTCGACGGCGGTGATCAATGCGCGGTTTGTGAAGCCGTTGGACCACGATCTGATCGTGAGCACGGCCAAGCGGGTGCGGTATGTCGTGACCGTCGAAGAAGGATGCAAGATGGGCGGGTTCGGATCGGCGGTGCTCGAAGCCCTGTCGGAAGCCGGCGTGACTGGCGTCAAGACCAAGGTGCTCGGACTGCCGGATTGGTATATCGAGCAGGGACCACAAGATCTTCTGCGTGAGCGATACGGCCTGACGGCCGAAGGGATCTACGGCAGTATCAAGGAGTTGATCGGGAGCGGAGCGGGACAGGCTGTCAAGGAAGGCGCACTGTCCGCGTCGCTGACCCACTTGCCTCACGGCGACGAGCAGGGCAGCTAGCCGCACGGACGAGAACACGTCAT from Nitrospira japonica harbors:
- the dxs gene encoding 1-deoxy-D-xylulose-5-phosphate synthase produces the protein MSILKTIQSPADLKRLPPSKFPALCQELREQIIGVVSSVGGHLASNLGVIELTVAMHYLLDTPDDKIVWDTSNQAYAHKLLTGRREQFHTLRQYGGLSGFCKREESLYDTFNAGHAGTGVSAAYGMVEAREQLGQKHKVVCVVGDGAMTAGMTLEALHHAGGLNKDFLVILNDNQMSISKNVGAISSYLNRTFTGEFYTKMREETGQLLSKIPHIGQDMQKLARRAEELARGAILPGLLFEELGFRYAGPIDGHNFEHLLPTLENVLRMKGPVLLHVITKKGLGYEPAVQNPIWFHACPPFVRESGAPAKKAARPSYTQIAIDSLVKLARQDSRIVAITAAMCEGTGLNAFEKEFPDRLYDVGIAEQHAVTFAAGLAAQGMRPVVAMYATFLQRAYDQVVHDVATQNLPVTFCIDRGGLVAEDGTTHHGAFDFAYLRHMPNMVVMAPKDENELQHMLKTSLQYDGPASVRYPRGVSLGVPMDPAPAALPIGKGELLRDGDEVAIVAVGVPVWQAVKAAERLAEEGVSTAVINARFVKPLDHDLIVSTAKRVRYVVTVEEGCKMGGFGSAVLEALSEAGVTGVKTKVLGLPDWYIEQGPQDLLRERYGLTAEGIYGSIKELIGSGAGQAVKEGALSASLTHLPHGDEQGS
- a CDS encoding BamA/TamA family outer membrane protein → MMTLRGIVLFFACLLAGIAIVRIGPARADTQLFPIPSVSTSKNDGSDAGLIVPILVTDPDGELKYLMAPMLIRNSIVGWRGTFNLFRYDTGGRQMQFIASISEKIERKLVFNYTDPAFSNGRYFLNVGAAYFKNATARFFGIGQTTTEGEETNYTAKESRANWRFGLYANEVTQVAISQRFRAVQLQPGATDLPFTGNVFPTVPGVEGETYILGNRATFYYDTRNSLVSPTDGMAVTAYAELNNNFKNGDHPIYSRYEFEVKKLFPSESKRAILVVRADLQATIGEQVPFFEQSSLGGQNNLRGYGVDRFIDKNLVAFSLEERIHLARMKVAGVIADFEVAPFLDTGQVFDSFKDVSFKDYRMTPGMGFRGIVRPNVVGRIDYGYSKEGGAIFAGLDFPY